Genomic segment of Apium graveolens cultivar Ventura chromosome 7, ASM990537v1, whole genome shotgun sequence:
attaatttatatttcCCATTAAATTCAGTACAATTACGATTTGTTGATCAATTATTATTTTGATCAAAATTTTCTAATCCATAAACAAGATTAATCCAACATAGGATACTACATTTGCCATTAGGAATCATCACCGCGGAATTGAGGAGGAGGGGTCCAGCTCCGAATACAAAAGAGGGAAATTAGTTCGAATTGAGTTCTTTCACTTGAGACTAGCAGTTTGAATCTTTACTTCAAAATTCAAACAGGAGGCCATTGCCTCATGGTCCTAATCCAGTCTCAAATTTACCACAAATAATACCCATACAGCCAAAACGAGTAGTCCTCAATTTCAAACTTTTAGTATCCGTCAATATTGATCGTATTTTCGATTGCTAAATTTTAATATAtaagataaatatatatatatatatataaattcaaatattaattccggttttaaaatataaactaccaataaaaaaaatttattttacaGTTATATCTCTTTAAATTAATATGGTCGGGGCTAGAATAAAATGTTATTTTAGCGAGTTTATTCATTTATCTAGAATAAAAATATATCTATGTACTATATGTTTGgatgaaaaaaaatattatttaattaaatttattattttatcgagGTTCAAATACTTAAAAAAATAAATAGTATTTTGAATTATTAGGTCAAATATTACTGTTGGCTCTGGTTGATGAGACGAGGATAGTGGGCTCTTGatgatgaattgtgaattatGTGATGAAAGTGTCCTATTTTCACAGTCTGTGTACTTCATTTGGGACAAAAAACATGGGTCCTTCATTTTTAACCTCTTGATTCTCTACCATCCAATGTGCCCATCATCACTTTGATACTTCATGTCCTACACTATTTTTCTTTTCATATTTTAATCTTCATTGTTATGATTTCATTTTTCCAGTATTAAGTTCTAAAGAGGTTTTTAAAAGAAGGTTTGAGACTAATATACGTTTATTGTCTTCTTTGGTTAGACAATTGCATTTGCAATGTTCTTCTTGCTTGTTAATTTTGGATTATAGAATCATTGCAGACACAAAAGGCAAATATTTCATGATATGTCTTCCCATGTATATAGTCTCTAACTTTTTTGATTACATGCCCAAAATGTTTAAAGAAAGTTTGGTCTTTGTGGCCCTTTCGAGATATCggattttaattttattaacgAGAAAGATCAAATGTATCTTTTTTATGAGAATTGTATCCTCATTTTCGTTAATTAGATTGAAATTTCAAGAACCGCTACTTCATTTAATTAACAGATTTGTGCATTGGGCCATTTTTAAAGTAGACGCTGTAAATTGACATAAAATATATGTCTCAAacaattttaattttgttttcaGATAAGTAAATATACTGACCAATTTACATCACTGTGTGGCCACGTGTGATTGAGAAATGACAAGGCAACAAGTGGACCACAAAATGGGAGTAGAATCTTACATGTCACGTAGTGAGAGGCTGATAGGATTAGACCAAACTGCCCACGTGGTTTATGGCTCCCACTTCAAATGTACTTGCCGATTGCAATTAAGATAAGCCGAGTGGGGTACATGATAATAATACTCCCTTGTATGAGGGTCCCGATGAGTAATATATAATAGGGTTAAATGCACTTTACAcccttttattttatttcaaaaacaaATGTGTATCAATAGTATTGAAAACTCAGTTTGCACCCCTCAACTTCAATCCGTCAATTCAGAAAGCACCCTTTCGAAGGTTATTATTAAAAAAGTAAGGGGTAGAATTGAAATTTCAGTAAAATATTAActaaactaatttttttattttccaGATTATATTAAAAACTGAATTTATTATTATAGTTATAAAATAATAActttaaattttttgaataatattatatagttgagttttgaattttagttatattattaatgccaaaattatataattctacaaaaattaaatttaaaataattttatatatatatatattatatatatatatttaatttaatgtaattatttcattttaaattCTTTAACGTTGTTATGATTTTAAAGTGCATTTAATGAAAAAGTTCTGatcaatattaatatttaatatacaagaaatcattttataaataatttaacttatttttgaaattctaactaaaatttatttacattttaaaataaagttCTCATTttactccttattattttaattataatctgCAAAATGATGCATACTAAATTAGTAAGTTGAAGTTGAGGGGTGCAAGTTGTATTTCCGAAAGTTCTGGTACAAAATTGTTTTTTCAACTTTGTTTGAGGGTGTAAAGTGCATTTAACTTTATATAATATTAGTGGACAATTATACATATTCTCGTCAAATAATAGTattcataatttataaaaaaaatacatatattatatattaataatgtagtttttttaaaattatttccatCATATAACAATAACGATCATGAGCACATGTTAAGAATGTGTGATTGGCgaattgtaaaaaaaattattggtggAGATTTTTGTGCATGCAGGAGATCCATCATTATTAATGAGCTCTTCCTCAAAAATGAACAATTCATCAGGTACTAACTCTTAGCATGTGCCACACTAAAAAATCAAAACAATAATTATagtaataaattttaattttacatAAAATGAAAgactaaataattatttaaggtCACGAATCCAATTACGTCCAATAGTATTAGATATATAATATTATTACTGGGACTGTTATGGTGGGCCATAGGAAAGACTGTAAAAAGTTAAGCAATTCGATCTCCCGTAGGTTTAAACACCGGAAACATAATTTACTGACACAGAATCAAGAATCTAAAACTGCTAGGGCTTCACAATTTTTTTTTACATAACCCAAGTTTCCCACTTGCTTTTCAGTTTTCACTTTTTACACTTTTactattataatattattttcaCTTTTCAATTTGTTGTGTGTCAGTGTGTGAGCACATACATGAAATGACACGTTTTTACAACGGATGACCTCTTCACTTTTCTCCCCTCCCCTTCAATCTACTCCATTTTACAGTACCTTGTCACTAATTTCTCATTTTACTCTTGGATCTTACCCTTGTGTTTTATAAAACTATGAAATGCAGATAAAATGAAACCTAAATTCACATGAAATGAAATGCATGATTTATGTGGTCGTTGTGGGTCCAGCTAATGCAATCATCGGTCGTTATATATACAGGCTCTCCAACATAAAGCCTCACTCTATGTTCTTTCGTAATGGAGTTATAGCATCAGCTAGCTCACATTTACATACATAGTTTATTTACAATATACATATAACATATGTACATCTTATACTTATACACAATCTTTTTTTCCTAGGTACCGGAAATTTAAGTTTGTTTTGGCCGTTTGTTGTAATGATACATGGCCAAAGGTCGAGAACTGGCCATAAGTCGAAGCGAACGTTTGTTGGGGAGCTACAATCATCGTCAGAATCATGTTACCGTCAACAACGAATCGGAGTTCGTCGAAGATGACGTGTGGTCTGCCGTTGACACGGTTAGTGTCGACGGCGATGACCACTCGTACCATAATTCTAACGGCGAGTGGGATCCACGAACGTACGGGGAGACACATATGCGCGTGAGTCGGAGAAGTCACCGCCGAGGTGGAAATGAGGGAGGCCACGCTGGCGGCTTGtcattggcttttgatgatccGGGTCGGACTTCCTCTCCTCGGATATTGCatcaaatccggggtcaggacTACGTGGCATCGCCCCGGGGACGACATATGGCCACGTCAGCACCCATCAACGTGCCTGATTGGTCGAAGATTTATCGAGTTGACTCGGTTGAGTCCATACATGACTCGGACGATTGTGATGATCGTGACTACGATATGGTTCCCCCACATGAGTATTTGGCTCGGAGTAGAAACTCAGCTGCCAACTCAGTTTTCGAAGGTGTGGGTCGGACACTCAAAGGTAGGGATATGAGTCGGGTTCGTGACGCGGTTTGGAGCCAAACAGGATTTGATGGTTAAATGTAATTTAGAATGGTTTAAGTTGTTAATTAGTCATTTTTATTGGATCAATGGGATAATTTTGCGAGTAAAAATGTTATATTCCTAAAAATTAAGCTGTGAACGTGTTATTATTGTTTGGGAGTTGGGATTGCCGTAATTTTTTGTACTGTAAAAACTCAATTTAGTGAGCCAACTCGGTAGCCCAAACATAGTTATGCATTTGAGGTTTTTGTATCCAAAATTCCTTATTTTCCCATCTGATTGATATTTATACTGTTTTAAGTGATTTTCAACCTGTATCTGTTTAAAAATTAGTTGCAAGGAAGCAAGTGTCCTGATTTGTTTGGTAATTTAACATTAGTTAGATTGCTTGGAAAGTGTTATAAAAAtctttattattaatattaatctttttatataaactaatattAATACCAAGCCATATATATTGTACTTAGTACTAAAAGACAAGCAATGAAAATTTGAACATGTAAAAAGTGAACTGCGTTATTTATCTATATTATGGTATACTATTCTATAATAACCGAAATGAGATATAATTTGTAATTTGGTAAACTCCTCAATTTAGTTATTCCTTTTCATCACAACTGTCGGATCTTTTTATCAAATTATCATAACCGAATCCTAAAAAATAcacaagttctcaggttcgaatcctgtcaataacaatatttatattattattataaagatatatataaattctgaggttcgaatcccgttaacaacaaacatttatattattatttataaatatgcATATAAATTTTCAGATTCGAATTTCACCATCAATAaatatttacttattatttatgaataaaaaCTTATCAATGATATACTATTTTTACTATTTGAACTTAATTTAAAATTATACACAATAAAagtataattatataatcattatttaatatttaattatttatataaaattctaataaaattatataaaataaaaatatataaatattaattaagacCCGTGTATCGCACAGGCTAAAATATAGTATTCTTGAAAATTAATCTTTAAATTGATGCGGACTTCTTAGCTCTAATCTCAGCCTTCTAGAACACAATTTTATTACACAAGTCTTGTTAAATGATTTACTATGAAATTTTAGTACATCTTTCACAATCTAAATGATCCCTTAATATAAGATTTATATGTGGACAAAGAGGTCCTTGTCATTGTGATGATGCATGCACATTACTTGTCCCATTACTCCATTATACcaataataaattttaataaaaaattaccCAATACTAACATTTGTCGCGATTAAGTATAGTAGTGAGATTCATAAAAATCATGATTAAGCTGCAAATTCAACTAAGTGGTTCTTGGCTTATTAAAGACTGTATACTTCAAATATTGATTTATACTACCTCCCTCCCATAGAGTtctatatatttattatttgtaTATATTTTGAGATTtgtataaaatatagttttataatatttttttaatttttttttaataaatgtttaaacataaaatttttattcagaatttttttaaaaaaaatattgtcAAGTTATAATTTAAAGGAGTATTAAAAACGTGTCAaaaaataatgtatataattCAATTGGACGGGGGGAGTAATAATAACTGCATATTGCTTTCtgaatatatttaaataagtTTTTTCCATAGACTATCCGAAAGTTTATTAAGAGACTATTAATAAGCCATTACATTACACAGGACCGGCCCTATGTATTTGGGTGCCCTAGGCGGGGTTCAAAAATGGTGCCCCATATTCATAACCAAAAAATCACAATAAGATATATTCATTGTATAAAAGAAAACTTACTTGAATCTAAAGTAGCAAGTGAATATAATGAATTTCTTGTACGCTAAATATCCAAGTTTTTAACAAAAACATAAGACTTTGTTTGTTGAGAGTGAATAAACAAGCCACTTCCTATCTTGTTTGTCTCCATTAGGTAGAATCCGAATATAATGCACCGAAAAAAAATGTCTATTTCTTGAATCTTTTGGAAAATGTTCTAAAATTATTCTGATAGGTCCTTTTTCTTACCAATGAATCTCGTAGCCACTAATCAATTTTCTTCCACGTATCAGGATCATAATTGATACTAACATCTGAAATTTCTTTCTCGGTCTCTTCAACATTATTTTCGACAAGCCCGTCTTTTAAATTTTGAGTTTCTGACTCCTCAGTTTCAGTCTCCTGCTCAAATTCAGCATATGTAGTTTCATTCTCAGATTCTTTTCTAATATCTGTATTCTCAATAGGAACCCCAATATCACCACTATTAGTTGTTTTTTCCCAAAAAACTTGTCAAGGGAGCCCATTTGCAATTTCTCTGCTTCCGCCGCTTTCAATTCCTTTTGCCTTTTTTGATGCCCCGATAACTGGTTACACTTCATTTTCAAATTATCTAGTCATCAAACAAAATAATGCAATTAATTTTAGTCACCAATCCCAAATCAgtaaatcacaaaatatatacTACTTTTTACAAAAACAAATCTCAATTATTCTCTAATTATTCACATCAAATCcttaaattgaaaaataataataaacaaatagTAAATTACAATATTATTAAAAAAGTAATTAGAATAGAAATCTTTAAACCATGATTGTGTTATAATTGCTGAATTGCAAAGCACATATGATCCGATCTTCACGATGAGTCGATGACTTCCAGTgttttgataattgatattcagAATGAACAGAGAACAATCTGTGTTCTGTATTTTATTCGGTAGCTAAGCAGAGTGAAGTATAGTGTTTTGTACTTTTGTTATATGACTTCATCTGGTCATCTGGGGTAATGGGTATAAACGCGCATAGTCTAAAAACTTAATTTCTCCAAACTTTTCACATTTTTACTTTGTTctgtttattaaataaatttattaattatatttttaaagtaaattaaagtaaattatattttaattttaaaataaagttatcacaaagataataatatattttaaaattttaatatgtCCCCCAATCACATATATGTTAATGTATTctaattaaaatttatattttaaaatataaaaaatataaaaaataaataatataaaaaataaatacacCTATATACATATGTTATTGAAATATTTTGGTGCCACTGTGCGCGGTGGTGCCCTAGGCAGCCGCCTTGGTCGCCTTACCCAAGGGCCGGTCATTACACCAGGAACTGCAATTATGTAATCGGTTTTTTTGCGTTGTACTCCTCGTGAACACACACTAAAAAATAAGTGATCAATTATAATTGATTTCTTTGtaataattctaaaaaaatatttctttttaaaaAATGAGGTATTAATTTGTAATTggttaattatttattaatgtaGTAGACCCCACGTGAGTTAATATTAGTTTCATCAATTAAATGACATATGTGTTTGAGGATAGGGGTGTACAGACAAACCACTTAACCACATCCAACCGCTCAACCGCTTACAATCGAACCGCATTTTGCGGATAATCGCGAAACGCGGGTTGGTTGTGGATCTAAAATTTAAAAACTGCTCATTCGCGgtttggatgcggttttaaatttttgaaaaccGCAAAATCGCAATTATAACTGCAACTCGCAacatatattaataataaaatatattccCAAGAATGTAAgtgatatcatataaattaataagtatacacatttatTAACTAATCTTAGATTAATGTCAAGACTTCGTTCATAAGATTCAAaatcattataagatatataaccaaaTCAAATGAAAAATGTAATCAACATGtaaatttttttatcattttctttttttcttttctctcacctccatatttttgtatgtttttaatatccTTACTCCATATGGAGcattagtttgtattttatttttgaatgtaaatttatcatgtaccttaaacttgaatttattaatattccgaatttattttttttgtaaattattaattattataaaataggTGGTTGAACCGCAAACTGATCTGTAATAACCGGAAATTCGCAACCACAATTGACGCGGTTAACCGCAGCGGTTGCGGAtgacaattttctaaaaccgCTATTTGCGGTTTGATTCGACTTTTACTCCAGAACCGATCCGATACGAACCGCGTACACCCGTATTTGAGGGTTATTTTTTACCTGCACTCTTACTCAATAATTATTGTTAGAGTCATCGCACCGGACCAACTCTTACGTAGTACTCCCTCTGTGCTTCCTAATCGTTATTGTTTCTAAAATACTGTccgacacacattttaagatgaataaaaggtatggttatataatttttttaaaatttttctttttttaactaaaagtttaaacattttatttttattcaaataaataaaaattttaaaaaaaatgatagaactatactttatattcatcttaaaatgtgtGCCGATCACTCCCCTAGAAACGATAACAAATGCCTCGCACCGAGAGAGTATCAAGCTAAGAGAGTATCAAGCAGTACATCTCACCCGAGTTCAAACATACTCTTTTGAGTATTATAATTCTTTAATCAATTACAAAAATTCAAAGGTAAACACAATTTATCCTGATTATGGTTATTTGTTTTTGTTTATCTGTATTATTTCACGAGGTGTTGATATATGCACATCTCAAATTTATTATTGGTCTAAATTCGTTAACTTGAGAAACTAATAGTTATTAAGAAAAACTTGATTTAATTAAAGAAAAAAGAGTTTCTATAATCAATTCAAAACTAAAATTTTGAATGGCATTGAAGTTTAGGAACAAACATAAATTGGAATGGTAGATGCCCATCCTCATGGCTTTACCTTTTCCGGGAAAATGACATTGATGTATTCATTGGGCTCACAAGCTTTATAAGCCACTGGATTAAACCACCCTTTCTCTACTTGCAAATTGGTGAACACTATAGTCCACATATATTCTGGAATCTGGATATTTTAAAGGCCCTACAACTCCTGCATGACAAGTACACTTAATATTCTAactaatatattacataattttataaatatattgcTAGTGTTTTGGCACACCATCATCCGTGTTTGATGAAATTCACTAAACAACAAATGCAAATGAACAATCATATGTCATTTCTGGGGATGTAGTAAAAGTTAAAATAGTGTTGTAGACAACAAGTTTCCGGTTCCATTATTTGTACAGCTGGAGTACAACTATACATAAGGTGTGTTTTATGTATTTTTCCTGTTTTAAGCCGCTAGTTTTATATTTGAGGTGTTACCCCCAAAATTAAATAGAATGGAGAGAAAAAAAACAAACATTTTTCGGGGATGAGAATGAAATTCGAGATCCCTACCCCAACTCACACGTATCATTTATTGCTTATCGATAAATTTTGTTTAATTATCATTTCGGCTcatatttttttttttataatttggGTGTCATATATACAGGCAAATATTTTAATGTATTCGAGTGTCTCATTCATCATTTTATTGGGACCTCTTTATCATTTTGGGTTGAGACTTGGGATGGATCTCTATATTACTGACATCACTTTTAAGCCCGCGTTGTTCTCACCAATACTGGACCGCACCATAACTAGTCATGTGGGACTTCTCCGTGTCAATTAATGAGGCTTTTTCTGTTCAAGCCCAATAAGGGATTATCTAGAATGTGTAAATCTTAGCCTTTTAGGGTTTAttgttttgtttattttcaaaaataaaatagaatactctattttttttttgctaaatgaaTACTCTATTTTAGTTTTCCAAGCTTATATTCCGCATGAACAAAATTTTCATATTCCATGCTGTTAAATATTCATCTAATTATTAAGTATGGAGACAAAAATACATAGTTATTGAGTTTCATAcattatataataatttttagatAAAAACGGGTATACAAATTGTTTATAGATAACGTGACATTTGATCGGTGTCGTTTTTTTTGTTGCAAAAGAGGGGCATGTTGGTTTTGTCTTCTACCGGTGTTTTTGACCCCTCCGGATCAATGGCTACCCAAACACCATGAGACTGCATATACACTTTCATGTTCATAGCCCATGCTGTGTAGTTCTCTCTTGTGAGCATGGGATAATTCAGATTTATCGTACCATCCTTGCATTTTCCTGTATCTACCGTCGACATCCTGGGCATGAACTTTGGCATGCACGAGCTCtcctgcagctctgataccagattgtTGGAAGATAACTAATCAAACTATATTAAACTTGTAGGTTTAAGTAACTGAGGAAAACAAATTGTACGCCAAGTGTATATTTTATTAAAGCTGGCAAACATTACATATAAACTGAATGCAGGAAAACAACTATAAGCTAGAAAATAGGACTTCCTGATAACTGATCCTAAAACTACTCTTATTCAAACGTTAACATAAACTGACTCCTAAAAGAACTCCACGactaacttgacttgattctaACTTCTGGACACAGCCTTACAAATCAGCCCAAAAGAAATAAAACAGGCTAACAAATTTAAGTCCACAAATTTAGATTAAAAGCCCAACAGGGCATGCCCCTAAAAAAAGAACTATTCTTGATTAATCAACCGCGGTAAAACTATTCTCGCAATATCGTTCTTCAAAACCGATATCAATTTTGAAGGTTGAAGGAGTTTCCTGAAAAAATATCACGTCCTCTATATGGTTGACTCATTTATTTGCTAAACAATCTGCGAGATTTCTTAAAAAGTATCCAATCTGCTGCTCTATTTGTCTTTCTCTGGCAATGCATAAATTCAACTTTCTATTCAGAATCATTTAATTTGTGTTTTTAACAGAGTGAATGTAATCGATCCATTTAGTATTGGGACAACAAATGTGGTCATGACACTTTTTGAAACAATCTCAGAAGAAATTTTGTATCtatatttttatgtaattatttaattattatcaTTTTTTCATATAATTAATACTTCCTTTAAAAGATATTTTatctaatttttaaaaattatacagTTCTTCATTAATATTATTTGGCCCCTTAAAATTACATACTCCTTTAAAAAAAATGTGTTACCCTTTTAATCTTGTGTCTttacaaatattataaattagatgGGATGAACAAAGTATAATATatgatataatatttattaattaattaactacTTATTATTTTCTCCGtctcattttatttaattttaatttttaacacACAAATTGAGATGCTAAGGAAATCGCATTTAGATATAATTATTCTTTTTAATACttgtataaaataaaattttagaaatttatatttaaatttta
This window contains:
- the LOC141672375 gene encoding protein S40-6-like, translating into MAKGRELAISRSERLLGSYNHRQNHVTVNNESEFVEDDVWSAVDTVSVDGDDHSYHNSNGEWDPRTYGETHMRVSRRSHRRGGNEGGHAGGLSLAFDDPGRTSSPRILHQIRGQDYVASPRGRHMATSAPINVPDWSKIYRVDSVESIHDSDDCDDRDYDMVPPHEYLARSRNSAANSVFEGVGRTLKGRDMSRVRDAVWSQTGFDG